One stretch of Leishmania panamensis strain MHOM/PA/94/PSC-1 chromosome 29 sequence DNA includes these proteins:
- a CDS encoding hypothetical protein (TriTrypDB/GeneDB-style sysID: LpmP.29.2260), producing MRVATILGTGELGRACACALAANRSVDSVTLLTRDVAMAAPDVATETSSLTHRSDLGSFSVVGGSSTGASLSYAAPPNTAATLWPSVAHLQDLKHFNSDAASATSRTWVQHPLLLCTPSVSYLSGRDAWARATFGSEHCPATHDVLTQWRSSSTAAASLQSESAPSTRFVVVFTRGFAADGAAPAELAETLLNGSLAGHASSAASCSGSERETPVLVASGPLLAKEWALQSTPLASNDASATLSSLIPSRPPSALSTTAAADDDVSESRGKTAASSTADRRLPHAFSGVALTFAAWTPSVANDIRRQEALAEQLRLFFPRESVTYLTAPDAAAILAIVNGCVPLCSFGAGLVSSVYTGTSVTSLAAYAQHAVAATEQLVNKLLGRATGTPLPLPAVSTLWCACTSLVSREFALGRKLDFYFRKQDAVEAIFRGHVHHLFAATVDGLHERMQANSVTSPFYEVLMDTYNTMIRASQTGEGLVKEGYYGYREALDEDSSELLRHVTHVDKAMLSGDEAQFTAAKERIMQAFASSAF from the coding sequence ATGAGAGTGGCCACGATCCTCGGCACCGGCGAGCTGGGAAGGGCTTGCGCTTGTGCTCTGGCGGCCAACCGCAGTGTGGACTCCGTCACTCTTCTGACGCGGGacgtggcgatggcggcacCGGACGTGGCGACCGAGACGTCGTCGTTGACTCACCGCAGCGATCTAGGGAGCTTTTCAGTTGTAGGGGGCAGCTCTACAGGTGCCTCTTTGTCATACGCTGCCCCGCCAAACACTGCCGCGACTCTGTGGCCGTCTGTTGCTCACCTGCAGGACTTGAAGCACTTCAACAGCGACGCCGCATCCGCTACAAGCCGCACGTGGGTGCAgcaccctcttctcctgtgcACTCCCTCTGTCTCGTACCTCTCTGGACGTGATGCATGGGCGCGCGCCACCTTCGGGAGCGAGCACTGCCCGGCGACCCACGATGTGCTCACCCAGTGGCGCTCCTCgtcaacggcggcggcgtcgctgcaatCAGAATCAGCACCTTCCACTAGGTTTGTCGTTGTGTTCACACGAGGCTTTGCAgctgacggcgcagcgccggcagagCTTGCTGAGACGCTTCTCAACGGTTCCCTCGCAGGGCACGCCAGCTCAGCGGCATCATGTTCAGGGTCAGAGCGAGAAACACCAGTGCTAGTAGCGTCGGGTCCGCTTCTGGCGAAGGAGTGGGCCCTGCAGTCCACGCCGTTGGCATCGAACGATGCATCTGCGACTCTTTCTTCGCTCATTCCGTCCCGACCCCCAAGCGCACTGTCAacgaccgccgctgcagacgaTGATGTCAGCGAAAGTCGAGGAAAGACAGCGGCTTCGTCGACGGCGGACAGGCGGCTGCCTCATGCATTTTCAGGTGTGGCGCTCACGTTCGCCGCATGGACACCGTCAGTCGCCAATGACATCCGCCGGCAAGAGGCTCTGGCCGAGCAGCTTCGactcttctttcctcgcgAGTCTGTTACCTACTTAACCGCCCccgacgcagccgccatTTTGGCTATTGTTAATGGCTGTGTGCCGCTCTGCTCTTTCGGAGCTGGCTTGGTGAGTAGTGTCTACACTGGCACGAGCGTGACGTCCTTAGCGGCGTACGCCCAGCACGCCGTCGCGGCCACGGAGCAGCTGGTGAACAAACTCTTGGGCCGTGCAACGggcacaccgctgccgctgccagccgTGTCTACGCTCTGGTGTGCCTGCACGTCTCTTGTATCGCGCGAATTTGCTCTCGGCCGCAAGTTGGACTTCTACTTCCGCAAGCAGGATGCTGTTGAAGCCATCTTCCGTGGCCAcgtgcaccacctcttcgCCGCGACAGTCGACGGACTACACGAGCGCATGCAGGCGAATAGCGTCACCAGTCCTTTCTACGAGGTGCTCATGGACACGTACAACACTATGATCCGCGCATCACAGACAGGGGAGGGGCTGGTAAAGGAGGGCTACTATGGCTATCGTGAGGCCCTCGATGAGGACAGCAGTGAACTACTACGGCACGTAACGCATGTGGATAAAGCGATGCTGTCAGGCGACGAGGCGCAGTTCACGGCAGCCAAAGAGCGCATAATGCAGGCATTCGCCAGTTCAGCCTTTTGA
- a CDS encoding aminopeptidase, putative (TriTrypDB/GeneDB-style sysID: LpmP.29.2270) has protein sequence MSITKNVKLENPYVPAAYHLSVTVDLSTWSYKATETVHLQRCAACRDGDTIQLHAAPSIEVTSVKGATLVRRDETAHTLVLKLDAETIALADPTLHFEFKHAINKEMRGFYQVCFKHDGKEHRMASTHFEPVSARLFYVCHDEPAQRADFTLTVTLPKSEEHYIVLSNGPRISKEMRGDTVVHTFQTVPKCPPYLTACVVGELEHISTVVNGIPVSVYATLGKAGRAQFALDTTAFALQYFEKFFQCRYPLPKLDLVAIPDFPIGGMENWGCITCAESILVDSKQSSVDAKRGASNLLCHEVSHNWFGNLVAINWWEGLWLKEGFASWCGYYATHVRAPQWNALDAAALQVVWALKDDMCEHSHPVEVHIRDPADITQIFDSISYNKGMGLVFMLQAFLGDKWAPAVAHYINKHQFRDTKTVQLWEALEESSKLPITEALTSFTTQMGYPMIHVTRQSESAIVVGQEPCCFVTASEKSKQTWCVPLVVEGIDAAAGRATTMLRGDKALEVTLPVGIVSGAFVNINPHRTGFYRCRYDNSTFDAWLANYDLLSPADRRSLFSDTFAAIRMGYDDVPRLARIATTVAAHEQDIYVLCEYVQTMSAFLRSFDDVTLTKSLSRELLGFLVPASETFIEFIPQDDTASLRRNFYLDAGISTLLNSWELAEVAAHPLILWALQQARSFLSGAEFNAGTLTACLRAWVRMASAAELPARNEQLYAKLQEVDGNDELCRSLVVAMTSGSSVDFALGLMKRCIENDGVRSQYGAHVFSSLAANPAFSGAEVWKTFQSHFDAVDAQWGGGQFRIQGIVTCLGEALFGEAAADEFEAFFETHPLPNARLAIGRATEDLRNRAWLNKKWKVSLTQTFCRT, from the coding sequence ATGTCGATCACAAAGAACGTTAAGCTGGAGAACCCGTATGTGCCCGCCGCATATCACCTAAGCGTAACGGTGGATCTCTCCACGTGGAGCTACAAAGCCACAGAGACGGTGCACTtgcagcgctgtgctgccTGCCGAGACGGCGATACAATTCAGTTGCACGCTGCGCCTTCCATCGAGGTTACCTCGGTGAAAGGTGCCACACTGGTGCGGCGCGATGAGACGGCGCACACACTCGTGCTGAAGCTGGATGCGGAGACGATAGCACTGGCGGACCCGACACTGCACTTTGAGTTCAAACATGCCATCAACAAGGAGATGCGCGGCTTCTATCAGGTGTGCTTCAAGCATGACGGAAAGGAGCACCGCATGGCTTCCACGCACTTTGAACCTGTTTCAGCGCGACTCTTCTATGTCTGCCATGATGagccagcgcagcgcgcggATTTCACGCTGACTGTTACGCTGCCTAAGTCGGAGGAACACTACATTGTCCTCTCCAACGGCCCTCGGATATCGAAGGAAATGAGGGGGGACACCGTGGTGCACACCTTCCAGACCGTGCCCAAGTGTCCGCCCTACCTGACAGCCTGCGTCGTCGGCGAGCTGGAGCACATCAGCACCGTTGTCAATGGCATCCCGGTCAGTGTGTACGCAACGCTGGGCAAGGCGGGACGCGCCCAGTTCGCTCTCGATACCACCGCGTTCGCTCTCCAGTACTTTGAGAAGTTTTTCCAGTGTAGGTATCCATTGCCAAAGCTGGATCTTGTTGCCATTCCCGACTTCCCGATCGGTGGGATGGAGAATTGGGGCTGCATCACGTGCGCAGAGTCGATACTGGTGGACTCGAAGCAGTCGAGCGTGGACGCGAAGCGCGGCGCATCGAACCTATTGTGCCATGAGGTGTCGCACAACTGGTTTGGTAACCTTGTCGCCATCAACTGGTGGGAAGGCCTGTGGCTTAAGGAGGGTTTTGCGTCGTGGTGCGGGTACTACGCTACGCATGTGCGCGCACCGCAGTGGAACGCGCtggacgctgctgcactgcaggTGGTGTGGGCACTGAAGGACGACATGTGCGAGCACAGTCACCCCGTTGAAGTGCACATCCGCGACCCTGCAGATATAACCCAGATCTTCGACAGTATCAGCTACAATAAGGGCATGGGCCTGGTTTTCATGTTGCAGGCCTTCCTGGGCGATAAGTGGGCACCTGCCGTGGCACATTACATCAATAAGCACCAGTTCAGGGATACTAAGACGGTGCAGCTCTGGGAGGCGCTTGAGGAGTCGTCGAAACTGCCTATCACCGAGGCCCTCACCAGCTTCACCACGCAGATGGGCTACCCAATGATCCATGTGACAAGACAGAGCGAAAGCGCCATCGTGGTGGGGCAGGAGCCGTGCTGCTTTGTCACGGCGTCAGAGAAGAGCAAGCAGACGTGGTGCGTGCCGCTTGTCGTGGAGGGcatcgacgctgccgccgggcGCGCAACGACAATGCTGCGCGGCGACAAAGCCTTGGAGGTGACCCTGCCGGTCGGCATCGTGAGCGGTGCCTTTGTCAACATCAACCCGCACCGCACCGGTTtctaccgctgccgctaTGACAACTCCACCTTCGACGCGTGGCTGGCTAACTACGACCTGCTCTCCCCTGCCGATCgccgctccctcttttccgACACGTTTGCTGCAATTCGTATGGGCTACGATGACGTTCCGCGGCTGGCGAGGATCGCTACCACTGTTGCAGCGCACGAACAGGACATCTACGTGCTGTGCGAGTATGTGCAGACCATGAGTGCCTTCCTCCGCTCTTTCGACGACGTTACACTGACAAAGAGCCTGAGCAGggagctgcttggcttcctcGTCCCAGCTTCGGAGACTTTCATCGAATTTATCCCACAGGACGACACCGCGTCACTACGCCGCAACTTTTACCTTGACGCCGGCATCTCCACCCTGCTGAACAGCTGGGAGTTGGCCGAGGTCGCTGCGCACCCGCTGATCCTGtgggcgctgcagcaggcacgGAGCTTCCTCTCTGGGGCAGAGTTCAACGCTGGAACGCTCACCGCCTGCCTACGTGCCTGGGTCCGCATGGCGAGCGCCGCTGAGCTTCCAGCGCGCAATGAGCAACTGTACGCGAAACTGCAGGAGGTCGACGGCAACGACGAGCTATGTCGTTCGCTGGTCGTGGCAATGACAAGCGGCTCCTCAGTTGACTTTGCACTGGGCCTCATGAAAAGGTGCATCGAGAACGACGGCGTTCGTAGCCAGTACGGCGCGCACGTCTTCAGCAGCCTCGCGGCGAATCCGGCCTTCTCTGGCGCGGAGGTATGGAAGACCTTTCAGAGCCACTTCGACGCTGTGGACGCACAGTGGGGTGGTGGCCAGTTCCGCATTCAGGGGATTGTGACTTGCCTAGGCGAGGCACTCTTCGGCGAGGCTGCAGCGGATGAGTTTGAGGCCTTCTTCGAGACACATCCGCTTCCTAATGCCCGCCTCGCCATCGGCCGCGCCACGGAGGACTTGCGCAACCGCGCGTGGCTCAATAAGAAATGGAAGGTTTCACTGACTCAGACGTTCTGTCGCACCTaa
- a CDS encoding hypothetical protein (TriTrypDB/GeneDB-style sysID: LpmP.29.2280), translating to MSSKEEVAALMASDGDFEKKISLLKKAVVTVTKQKQEVEARQKQLQEELSTTTQQLAEAQRANATLQRKVKSLEAQLEQERSSGSAFGQNMLKGLSSIMGNSDTTSRGGGRSGRGAANGQLALSQEDVERLIRENEELHRQTYTFKTKLEDAQRSGTKDTEKLRNEVARLQREAQELRHTLETATATRDTLRADYLTERALGDFCRHFFVASLRRRPQEPVSALAGTTVEVWWPANGPPLNPMAASLSDSMPAVVRERAVFTLQSAAGTVKTLLRGVSVLAMVLQEQLPSRERATVGDLECLCDRLSVFLAAHTAKKERLMHLLEQLDGQLSALQHPGEEDCPAPLSAGAFVEAQDEIVRLVSEWVGLLRAQLPLLVESCVSFLPHDHSYITHTADASAGSGGGAAAPPKVTTERGEFVEEVTRSGYATLASIEGSLMAMRMLVQRSPAAYHHCHNSGDQECAKLAPSTSREMLNFTSPLEATQPPIDLSSLLALQEFWWEGCASVRFLYTSIRVLNSGLVDIAEACNKSEVRDALHFIHKCLQTMAVASEEMNASSEAASADADEAIDMLSPAVTAPRMSAQAPSSNATSWASRPRAAIAMPSLLPEADGPRDTACADNYEELLVALSAADRAAASYYTQMNFLYEEMAEKEDAVQTALEAVEHLQRLITTERVEAKHTRQALQSQISLLSTQLIEKAETSVAHTSH from the coding sequence ATGTCTagcaaggaggaggtggctgcCTTGATGGCATCCGACGGTGACTTCGAGAAGAAGATCTCGTTGCTCAAGAAGGCGGTCGTAACGGTCACGAAGCAGAAGCAAGAGGTCGAAGCCCGTCAGAAGCAACTGCAGGAAGAGCTGAGCACTACGACCCAGCAGctggcagaggcgcagcgggcgAATGCCACCCTACAGCGCAAAGTGAAATCACTTGAGGCGCAGCTAGAGCAAGAACGCAGCAGTGGGTCGGCGTTCGGCCAGAACATGTTGAAAGGTTTGTCCTCAATAATGGGCAACAGCGACACTACcagccgtggtggcggtcgcagtggacgcggcgcagcCAATGGCCAGCTTGCCTTGTCCCAGGAGGATGTAGAGCGACTCATCCGCGAGaatgaggagctgcaccggcAGACGTACACCTTCAAGACAAAGCTTGAAGATGCGCAGCGCTCCGGCACGAAGGATACGGAGAAGCTGAGAAACGAGGTtgcacgcctgcagcgcgaggcgcAGGAACTGCGCCACACCCTGGAgacagccaccgccacccgtGACACTCTTCGCGCTGACTACCTCACCGAGCGCGCCCTGGGCGACTTTTGCCGACACTTCTTTGTGGCTTCGTTGCGCCGACGGCCTCAAGAGCCGGTATCGGCCCTGGCAGGTACCACAGTAGAAGTGTGGTGGCCTGCTAACGGGCCGCCGTTGAACCCCATGGCCGCCTCCCTTTCGGACTCCATGCCCGCAGTGGTGCGCGAGCGTGCTGTCTTCACCCTGCAGAGTGCCGCCGGTACTGtcaagacgctgctgcgcggtgtCTCGGTGCTCGCaatggtgctgcaggagcagctgccaTCGCGGGAGCGGGCAACTGTGGGGGACTTGGAGTGTCTGTGCGACCGGCTCTCTGTTTTCCTGGCGGCTCACACGGCCAAGAAGGAGCGCCTCATGCACCTGCTTGAGCAGCTGGACGGCCAActgtcggcgctgcagcaccccgGGGAGGAAGACTGTCCTGCCCCTCTTTCGGCCGGTGCCTTTGTTGAGGCTCAGGACGAGATTGTGCGGCTCGTATCGGAGTGGGTCGGTCTTCTCCGGGCACAGCTCCCGCTACTGGTAGAGAGCTGTGTGTCATTCCTGCCGCATGATCACTCCTACATAACTCACACCGCAGACGCCAGCGCcggaagcggtggtggtgcagcagcaccaccaaagGTGACGACTGAGCGTGGCGAATTTGTCGAAGAGGTCACAAGGAGCGGTTATGCTACCCTGGCGTCCATCGAAGGGTCGCTGATGGCGATGCGCATGCTTGTCCAGCGCTCACCCGCTGCGTACCATCACTGTCACAACAGTGGCGACCAAGAGTGTGCGAAACTAGCACCGTCTACCTCGAGGGAGATGCTCAACTTCACCTCGCCGTTGgaggcgacgcagccgccaaTAGATCTGTCCTCGCTTCTCGCATTACAGGAGTTCTGGTGGGAGGGCTGCGCGTCGGTTCGCTTTTTGTACACATCGATTCGGGTGCTCAACAGCGGTTTAGTGGATATAGCGGAGGCCTGCAACAAGAGCGAAGTCCGCGACGCCCTGCACTTCATTCACAAGTGTCTGCAGACCATGGCGGTAGCTTCGGAGGAGATGAACGCTTCATCAGAAGCCGCGTCAGCCGACGCAGATGAGGCTATTGACATGCTATCGCCTGCTGTCACTGCGCCTCGAATGTCTGCCCAGGCCCCATCAAGCAACGCGACATCGTGGGCGTCGCGTCCTCGAGCCGCAATCGCTATGCCCTCTCTACTGCCAGAAGCGGACGGCCCGCGCGACACCGCTTGCGCTGATAATTATGAAGAACTACTCGTCGCCTTATCAGCTGCCgatcgtgcagcagcgagctaCTACACACAAATGAACTTCTTGTACGAGGAGATGGCGGAAAAGGAAGACGCGGTACAGACAGCGCTGGAAGCCGTTGAGCACTTGCAGAGGCTCATCACAACAGAGCGCGTGGAGGCGAAGCACACCCGCCAAGCCCTACAGAGCCAAATTAGCCTACTTTCGACGCAACTGATAGAAAAGGCCGAAACGTCGGTTGCACACACATCGCACTAG
- a CDS encoding DNA replication complex GINS protein SLD5, putative (TriTrypDB/GeneDB-style sysID: LpmP.29.2290), which produces MFFEENLNDTTDYEPLLHDDGASVRPLSQVSDGGASSGTPSMGGINTTFGLDGLSLTPTVSGVGTEATTQSASAAAIQLLMEATANERFSPEVLPYPASAINTVTNIIQRAQRQLETMVAKETREGAARSLLPFRPLDIIGLELQRVQFFLCELLRCRLRKIDRLATSIYYEGLVAAQSSVPQLGLRHADGTEELSSASASATTALPEVRIPQRQNLSPKEQWVADRLARSAHATLMKSGLQSMPAALQHLVPHSSEAEGLEILPEPDLGMYVFGVALEDLGVVNLGEGGQDALRAINAGELFLTPYRNFRPYVISGQVRLV; this is translated from the coding sequence ATGTTCTTTGAAGAGAACCTTAACGACACCACAGATTATGAGCCGCTCCTGCACGATGATGGTGCGTCGGTGCGGCCCCTCTCGCAGGtcagcgacggtggtgccTCCTCAGGCACACCTTCTATGGGTGGCATCAACACCACTTTTGGGCTTGATGGCCTCTCGTTGACGCCAACAGTATCAGGTGTTGGAACGGAAGCTACAACGCAGAGCGcgtccgcagcggcgattCAGTTGCTGATGGAAGCTACTGCAAATGAGCGCTTCAGCCCCGAAGTGTTGCCTTACCCTGCGTCCGCCATCAACACCGTCACCAACATCATCCAGCGAGCCCAGAGACAGCTCGAGACGATGGTGGCGAAAGAGACGCGCGAGGGAGCCGCGCGCTCACTTTTGCCTTTCCGTCCACTAGACATCATTGGTttggagctgcagcgcgttcaGTTCTTTTTGTgtgagctgctgcgttgTCGACTGCGCAAGATCGATCGTCTCGCCACGTCCATCTACTACGAGGGCCTCGTGGCTGCTCAATCCTCTGTGCCGCAATTGGGGCTACGACACGCGGATGGGACTGAAGagctctcctctgcctctgcctctgccaccactgctctACCAGAGGTGCGTATACCGCAGAGGCAAAACTTATCGCCCAAGGAGCAATGGGTAGCGGATCGACTGGCGCGAAGTGCACACGCGACGTTGATGAAGTCGGGTCTCCAATCgatgccggcggcgctgcagcatcttGTTCCCCATTCATCCGAGGCTGAGGGGCTGGAGATACTGCCGGAGCCGGACCTCGGAATGTATGTGTTCGGTGTGGCTCTTGAGGATCTGGGTGTTGTGAACCTCGGCGAAGGTGGCCAAGACGCCTTGCGTGCCATCAACGCCGGCGAATTGTTCCTCACTCCCTACCGAAATTTTCGCCCCTATGTTATTTCAGGTCAGGTACGGCTGGTTTGA